In one window of Gouania willdenowi chromosome 8, fGouWil2.1, whole genome shotgun sequence DNA:
- the LOC114467841 gene encoding uncharacterized protein LOC114467841 isoform X2, with the protein MQNLDTTLSPVGSPRAPYLVQPSSPSPCSPWVVSSAGMEFISIAMLTTHNYILKSLPTAPPLPWLPRLCSCLEEIPLSPFVTNLGVKFDPHLSFDNHVTSICKTSFFHLCSISKLRPSLFLPAAEKLVHAFIFSRLDYCNALLIGIPGRSLQKLQFVLNSAARVLMRVRKHEHITPILRTLHWLPIQSRIEYKILLHTHHCLHGAAPTYLNELLISHTSTRTRSGQQHRLVTPRTRLKTMGDRAFEAASPRLWNALPDCSGPSKRNIGKSIRTDTGWMCPEEFTKEALSENYTSWRKDITYEGQPLSVLLKDVLQIHSVLCKCNICKPQPKDLDNENNDDQCCICQSDGQMLVECDHCPRSFHQNCHLPFVDDGTVRDKQKWMCTFCVFKANQEWQDSDVKETEAVLFNQISGYLMECQYLILHLFSADKEQIFATDPTLLINSYSNFIKTPMWLEKVKEKLQRNQYKTVGQFVSDVRLIFTNSASYNQSNPEFLSMGERLKQLFEEELQKVFKITE; encoded by the exons ATGCAAAATCTAGACACCACACTGTCACCTGTGGGGTCCCCCAGGGCTCCGTACTTGGTTCAACCCTCTTCACCATCTCCATGCTCCCCCTGGGTCGTGTCGTCAGCAGGTATGGAAttcatttccattgctatgctgacgacacacaactatatcttaAAATCACTCCCCACTGCTCCCCCTCTGCCATGGCTGCCCCGCCTCTGCTCCTGCCTGGAGGAGATTCCCCTCTCTCCCTTTGTCACAAACCTGGGGGTTAAATTTGACCCCCACCTTTCCTTTGACAATCATGTCACCTCCATTTGCAAAACTTCATTTTTTCACCTCTGTAGTATTTCCAAACTGCGCCCCTCCCTTTTCCTTCCTGCTGCAGAGAAGCTCGTCCATGCCTTTATCTTCTCCAggttggactattgtaatgcacTCCTCATCGGGATCCCTGGCAGGAGCCTCCAAAAACTCCAGTTTGTGCTGAACAGTGCTGCTagggtcctgatgagggtgcGGAAACACGAGCACATCACCCCCATCCTCCGTACACTGCACTGGCTCCCCATTCAGTCCCGCATAGAATATAAGATCCTCCTGCACACCCATCACTGTCTGCACGGTGCAGCCCCCACTTACCTCAATGAACTGCTCATATCACACACCTCAACCAGGACCCGAtcaggccaacagcaccgtCTGGTCACGCCCAGGACACGGCTCAAAACAATGGGCGACAGGGCCTTTGAAGCCGCTTCCCCCCGCCTGTGGAACGCCCTCCCAGACTGCTCGGGGCCCAGCAAAC GGAATATCGGGAAGAGCATACGCACAGACACAGGCTGGATGTGTCCGGAGGAGTTTACAAAAGAGGCCTTGAGTGAGAATTACACCTCCTGGAGGAAAGACATTACGTATGAAGGGCAACCACTCAGTGTCCTGTTAAAG gatGTTCTGCAGATCCATAGTGTGTTGTGCAAATGCAATATTTGCAAGCCCCAACCCAAAGACCTG GACAATGAAAATAATGACGATCAATGTTGCATCTGTCAAAGTGATGGTCAAATGTTAGTGGAGTGTGATCACTGCCCTCGATCCTTCCACCAGAACTGCCACCTGCCGTTTGTCGATGATGGCACAGTAAG GGACAAGCAGAAGTGGATGTGCAccttctgtgtttttaaagcaaatCAAGAATGGCAGGATTCAGACGTGAAGGAAACAGAAGCCGTCTTGTTCAATCAGATCTCCGGATATTTAATG GAGTGCCAGTACCTCATTCTGCATCTGTTCAGTGCTGACAAGGAGCAAATATTTGCTACAGACCCCACCCTCTTA ATTAATAGTTACTCAAATTTCATCAAAACTCCAATGTGGCtggaaaaagtaaaagaaaaactcCAGAGGAATCAATACAAAACTGTTGGTCAGTTTGTGTCTGACGTCCGGCTCATTTTCACCAACTCTGCATCCTACAATCAG